The window ATCGACAACCGGCGGGCTTGATCCCGCACAAGGAGCCACGTTTCCCAACGGACGCCCGCCATGGCCGACGCCCTCGCCCGCTTCTGGAACAACGGTCTCATCCACGTCGTCGACATCCTCCTCCTGTCGTTCGTCATCTATCGAATTCTGGTGTTGTTCCACGGGACCCGGGCCGTGCAGGTGCTGCGCGGGCTGGTCATCCTGGCGGTGGTGACGTTCCTCGTCGACAACGTGCTGCGGTTGCCCGCCCTGGGGTGGGTGTTGCGCACCTTTTGGATCGCCTGGGGCGCCGTGTTGGTGGTGGTGTTCCAGCCGGAACTGCGGGCCTTCCTGGCCCAAATCGGCAGCCGCCGCTTCGCGCGCACCCTGATCCCGCCGGAGCTCACTTTCGTCGATGAAATCGTCGACGCGCTCAAAGAGGCCGCGGCCAACAAAATCGGCATGCTGATCGTGCTGGAACAGGAAACCGGCCTGCGCAATTTCATCGGCACCGGC of the Elusimicrobiota bacterium genome contains:
- a CDS encoding TIGR00159 family protein; translation: MADALARFWNNGLIHVVDILLLSFVIYRILVLFHGTRAVQVLRGLVILAVVTFLVDNVLRLPALGWVLRTFWIAWGAVLVVVFQPELRAFLAQIGSRRFARTLIPPELTFVDEIVDALKEAAANKIGMLIVLEQETGLRNFIGTGTPINGDVTKDLLLTLFFPNTLLHDGAAIVRDDRLVAAGCVLPLSNDPSLARIFGTRHRAALGVSEISDALALVVSEETGTLSLTHSGRIERDIAPEDLRERLKAAYRLLNDRGLFRRRANRSGDL